Proteins from a single region of Colias croceus chromosome Z, ilColCroc2.1:
- the LOC123705296 gene encoding gamma-soluble NSF attachment protein isoform X2 encodes MKKSMECHMKASELYEKNRAFFHAAKAIENAIIVSKELTSPEELYNMACNSSSLYQQHGSGDAGANVLDKVAKIIEERTPELAVKLFQQAADVSSVESSQHQGTEYISKASRLLVKLERFDEAVDSLRREIGFHLEGGNTAAVGRLTVAIVMVQLARGDAVAAEKAYKEWGNYCEMPEMQTLEMLLQAYDEEDREAAIRALASPFIRSMDVEYARLANSIPLPESIEPVQKAAVRENAAPSYVSSAPEPTKSMDVEEAYNPSEAQDAGFAEAKKEDDEDGLC; translated from the exons ATGAAAAAGTCGATGGAATGCCACATGAAGGCCTCGGAATTGTACGAAAAGAACCGTGCTTTCTTCCATGCGGCTAAAGCTATCGAGAATGCTATCATCGTCAGCAAGGAATTGACGTCACCTGAGGAA TTGTACAACATGGCATGCAACTCAAGTAGTCTGTATCAGCAACATGGTTCAGGGGATGCTGGAGCCAATGTTCTGGACAAGGTCGCTAAGATCATCGAGGAGAGGACTCCCGAGTTGGCTGTGAAGCTGTTCCAGCAGGCTGCTGATGTTTCTTCT GTGGAGAGCAGCCAGCACCAAGGCACGGAGTACATCAGCAAGGCGTCCCGCCTGCTCGTCAAGTTGGAGCGTTTCGACGAAGCGGTGGACAGTCTGCGACGAGAGATCGGCTTCCACCTGGAGGGCGGGAATACTGCGGCTGTGGGCAGGCTCACAGTGGCTATAGTTATGGTGCAGCTGGCCAGAGGTGATGCGGTGGCTGCAGAGAAGGCTTATAAA GAGTGGGGCAACTATTGTGAAATGCCCGAGATGCAAACCCTCGAGATGCTACTCCAAGCGTACGATGAGGAGGACCGTGAGGCTGCCATCCGTGCCCTGGCCTCACCGTTCATCCGCAGCATGGACGTGGAGTACGCGAGGCTGGCCAACAGCATCCCGCTGCCGGAGAGCATCGAGCCGGTGCAGAAGGCAGCGGTGAGGGAGAACGCAGCTCCCTCGTACGTGAGCTCGGCCCCCGAG ccCACAAAGTCTATGGATGTGGAAGAGGCATACAATCCATCAGAGGCGCAAGATGCAGGATTCGCTGAAGCTAAGAAGGAAGATGATGAGGACGGACTGTGTTAA
- the LOC123705371 gene encoding uncharacterized protein LOC123705371, whose product MPKNITSEVREIILKVKEFMDEEKRMQVPIIPLNKVYVRVSAATGVSERTVLNIVKEARLVEQGLLDPETLKKTPKKRVRTKGKIEVDEYDLQVIRRKIHEFYAFKKEVPTINKLLQILKEEINFKGSRETLRKILRKNGFQFRKTKNNKEKEPIPEATTSVPPMVPPYIHSMFSHKNIQS is encoded by the exons ATGCCGAAAAATATAACTAGTGAAGTacgtgaaataatattaaaagtaaaagaatTTATGGACGAAGAAAAACGAATGCAAGTTCCTATTATTCCTCTCAATAAAGTGTATGTAAGAGTATCGGCCGCGACTG GTGTGTCAGAACGCACAGTATTAAACATAGTCAAAGAAGCTAGGCTGGTAGAACAAGGTCTATTAGATCCAGAAACTTTAAAAAAGACTCCTAAGAAACGTGTGCGGACAAAAGGCAAAATAGAGGTTGATGAATATGACCTACAAGTGATACGTAGAAAGATTCACGAATTTTACGCTTTCAAAAAGGAAGTGCCTACAATAAACAAGCTACTACAGATATTGaaagaagaaataaattttaaagggTCCAGGGAAACATTGAGGAAGATTCTTCGAAAAAATGGCTTCCAGTTCAGAAAAACAAAGAACAATAAAGAGAAAGAACCTATTCCTGAAGCGACGACGTCAGTTCCACCCATGGTCCCTCCTTATATTCACTCCATGTTCAGTCACAAGAACATACAATCATAA
- the LOC123705296 gene encoding gamma-soluble NSF attachment protein isoform X1 produces MSKIMEALEHCRAAEKFLKTGLLKWKPDLDSAADEYSQAAQCYRISREMKKSMECHMKASELYEKNRAFFHAAKAIENAIIVSKELTSPEELYNMACNSSSLYQQHGSGDAGANVLDKVAKIIEERTPELAVKLFQQAADVSSVESSQHQGTEYISKASRLLVKLERFDEAVDSLRREIGFHLEGGNTAAVGRLTVAIVMVQLARGDAVAAEKAYKEWGNYCEMPEMQTLEMLLQAYDEEDREAAIRALASPFIRSMDVEYARLANSIPLPESIEPVQKAAVRENAAPSYVSSAPEPTKSMDVEEAYNPSEAQDAGFAEAKKEDDEDGLC; encoded by the exons ATGTCCAAAATAATGGAAGCATTGGAGCACTGCAGGGCAGCAGAAAAATT CTTGAAGACTGGCTTGTTGAAATGGAAGCCAGATTTGGACTCTGCTGCCGACGAGTATAGTCAAGCag CACAATGCTACAGGATTTCTCGCGAAATGAAAAAGTCGATGGAATGCCACATGAAGGCCTCGGAATTGTACGAAAAGAACCGTGCTTTCTTCCATGCGGCTAAAGCTATCGAGAATGCTATCATCGTCAGCAAGGAATTGACGTCACCTGAGGAA TTGTACAACATGGCATGCAACTCAAGTAGTCTGTATCAGCAACATGGTTCAGGGGATGCTGGAGCCAATGTTCTGGACAAGGTCGCTAAGATCATCGAGGAGAGGACTCCCGAGTTGGCTGTGAAGCTGTTCCAGCAGGCTGCTGATGTTTCTTCT GTGGAGAGCAGCCAGCACCAAGGCACGGAGTACATCAGCAAGGCGTCCCGCCTGCTCGTCAAGTTGGAGCGTTTCGACGAAGCGGTGGACAGTCTGCGACGAGAGATCGGCTTCCACCTGGAGGGCGGGAATACTGCGGCTGTGGGCAGGCTCACAGTGGCTATAGTTATGGTGCAGCTGGCCAGAGGTGATGCGGTGGCTGCAGAGAAGGCTTATAAA GAGTGGGGCAACTATTGTGAAATGCCCGAGATGCAAACCCTCGAGATGCTACTCCAAGCGTACGATGAGGAGGACCGTGAGGCTGCCATCCGTGCCCTGGCCTCACCGTTCATCCGCAGCATGGACGTGGAGTACGCGAGGCTGGCCAACAGCATCCCGCTGCCGGAGAGCATCGAGCCGGTGCAGAAGGCAGCGGTGAGGGAGAACGCAGCTCCCTCGTACGTGAGCTCGGCCCCCGAG ccCACAAAGTCTATGGATGTGGAAGAGGCATACAATCCATCAGAGGCGCAAGATGCAGGATTCGCTGAAGCTAAGAAGGAAGATGATGAGGACGGACTGTGTTAA